TCCATCCACCCTAGTGATGACCACCAGCTACACACCTAATGTGAGATCAGAATGACATTTTTCTAGCTGATGGGTTACCCTAACTCATTAATAAgactcctttttaaaatctggctgtAGGCTAGAAGGTTAATGCTGGGTGCTTGAGAAGGGGGAATTGCCTCTTTGCATTTGCCCAAACGCTGTCCTCCTTGCCATGTAAACAAGTCTAATTCCTGCATTTGTCACAAATCAGACCCTTTCAAAGCAACTCCTCTGGCTTTAGACCTTGTTCTGGATCCAGTTAAGTCCAACAGAGCTGTTTCTGGCTTCTAAAGAAGCAGGCTCTGCAAGGAATAAGGGAAGCAGTTGTGTACTTAGCACTGGTTGGAGCTGGGTTTCCCCCTGGTCATTTTGCATTAGGGCACCATGGGAAAAGCTGGGATCCTGGCCTTCAGCTTAAGAGGTGGAGGAAAACTACAGCCTTCAGGATCAAGTAAGTAGGACCCCTATCTTGCAAAGGGTGTCCTttaggagcaggattgggctaACTTTTCAActttaaggagtacttgtggcaccttagagactaaccaatttatttgagcacaagctttcatgagctacagctcacttcatcggatgcgtactgtggaaagtgtagaagatctttttatatacacacaaagcatgaaaaaatacctccccccaccccactctcctgctggtaatagcttatctaaagtgatcactctccttacaatgtgtatgataatcaaggtgggccatttccagcacaaatccagggtttaacaagaatgtcggggggggggggggggggcagggggtaggaaaaaacaaggggaaataggttaccttgcatgatgacttaggcttgaatagagattgggagtggctaagttaattgtatcaaatttgcaaatgaattccaattcaacagcttcttgctggagtctggatttgaagttttttttgttgtaatatcgcaactttcatgtctgtaattgcgtgaccagagagattgaagtgttctccgactggtttatgaatgttataattcttgacatctgatttgtgtccatttattcttttacgtagagactgtccagtttgaccaatgtacatggcagaggggcattgctggcacatgatggcatatatcagaatgccactagccgtcaccttcagcccccaactaaaacccctccaacgcattattaaggatctacaacctatcctgaaggatgatccaacactctcacaaatcttgggagacaggccagtccttgcctacagacagccccccaacctgaagcacatactcaccagcaaccacaaaccacacaacagaaccactaacccaggaacctatccttgcaacaaagcccgttgccaactgtgcccacatatctattcaggggacaccatcacagggcctaataacatcagccacactatcagaggctcattcacctgcacttctaccaatgtgatatatgccatcatatgccagcaatgcccctctgccatgtacattggtcaaactggacagtctctacgtaaaagaataaatggacacaaatcagatgtcaagaattataacattcataaaccagtcggagaacacttcaatctctctggtcacgcaattacagacatgaaagttgcgatattacaacaaaaaaccttcaaatccagactccagcgagaaactgttgaattggaattcatttgcaaatttgatacaattaacttaggcttgaatagagactgggagtggctaagtcattatgcaaggtaacctatttccccttgttttttcctaccccctgccccccccccccccgacattcttgttaaaccctggctttgtgctggaaatggcccaccttgattatcatacacattgtaaggagagtgatcactttagataagctattaccagcaggagagtggggtgggaggaggtattttttcatgctttgtatgtatataaaaagatcatctacactttccacagtatgcatctgatgaagtgagctgtagctcacgaaagcttatgctcaaataaattggttagtctctaaggtgccacaagcactccttttctttttgcgaatacagactaacacggctgttactttgaaactttTCAACTTTAGACTAGACACAGAGTGAATTACCTTTACTCCACTAGAGGGCACTAACAGACAGGGCTGAAGGGCAACTGGGAGAGCTGGTTTTGCACATCTGTTATAATTAAGGGAACAAATAACCTCTCAGTTTAAAACAAACTGCCAGTAAGAACAATGTACAAGAACATAAACTGAAGACCCTGGAGGGGTAGTTTAAATGTGAGATTTCAGCTAAAGAGATCTCATCTTCAAAGCCGTGTGCAAGGTATTAAATATTGCTACGTATTAGTTATCTAAATGCATCCTTTCCTTTCCAATTTAATGTGAAACAGCCGTGATAACTAATTATAAGCAAGTTATTTCAACTAGGTCCATAGGAAAGTTTCATCTGACatcttttcagtttgtttttattctaacccctccccccccacacacacacagcgagcGCACTTTGCACGTATATTCTAGGAGTGTAAATTTACGCTACAGCCATTCAACACACATAATGATCATCATCTGGCAAACAAAGTGAACGGCCAACACTAAGCAGGGGCTAATGTATCGTTACCCCTGAGGCATGTGAACTTGTGCATCTTAAAAAACACAAATACACATAAATCTAACGTATATTAAAGGGTTTAAGTCTCTCAAAGTTAATACTGGGCCTGACCATACATTCACTGAAGTCCACTGCAAAACTGTTGTTACCAGTGAATTGTCAAGGTCAGCTTGCTGCACTGTGCAGTCCATCAGGACATGCTGACTTTATGCACATACATACAGTGACCTAGCCTGTTTGCCGAGCACTTGAAGGGAAAGGGTGCTCCTCAAAAGGTAAGCAACATGCAGTGAAAACTGTGACTCTTGTCTCCAACAGACATTCACCAATGCATCGAGGGCTATCCAGCACATGGGCTAGGCCTCGCTTAAATCCCATTTCATCAGGAGTAAAGGGCCAGAACAGGCACAACCTCAGCGGGACTGAAGTGATCGGGTTGGTCTTCAGTACGGGGTGCATTCTGCCCACAGTAAAAACGTCTGTGACTCCAATTGATAGAAATATTCCAGTTAGTACGACTCTACCCCCGCACTGTAAACTAACACGGCGGGGCAGAACATAGCTGAAGCATTTAAATTGCTGAAGATTTTGAACAGGAGACTGCAAATCCCAGGTTGCATCAAGTTAAAGGCGCTTTGGTTCAGTCTGCTGTTTAACAAAATCCCAGTTGTTCAGTGCTTGGTGAAAGTCCCCTGAAAAATGAACACATGGACTTGAACCAGAGCCCCGGGAATGCTAAATGCTGTCATTGGGCAGCTGGTTTTTATTGtgttactgaaaaaaaatcaagggaaCATTACAGAAGCATCTAATCCTTTACCCCCACATCTAGAAACTGTCTCAAGAGAACAAATAGCTTATCAAGATCCCCCCTTACCCTTTGCTAAGCAGATATTTAAAATCACCCATGTAAAATTCTTCTCCATTCTCATGTAATTTTAAATAGGCAAATAAAACGTAATTAGGTGTAGCCCCGGTGTACAGGTAGGCAAGTAGATTTTAGTTTACCTTGCCTAGTAAGTTTTCATAAGGATTTTGAGAGGCTGATATGGATCATTTCAAAAGCTTGCCAATACATGCAGTTGATTTACTGGGAACCGGATCTTCCACGATTGACTTGCCATTTCTCTAGGCCACGATAGTTACTTGTCACCGAATGggaagtgtttgtgtgtgtccatCCTGGAATAAGAGACAAATACAGCCTAAgtaaataatagaatcatagaagattggggttggaagagacctcaggaggtcatctagtccaaccccctgctggaagcaggaccaaccccaactaaaatcatcccagccagggcttcatcaggctgggccttaaaaacctctaaggatggagattccaatAATCACAGCCATTCAGAATCTTCCATGTAGAAGCTTTTTCAAGAAGCAATACAGTGCAGTAGCCAGCCACTTCTTCTCACATGTAATAGGAATAGCCAAAATAGGGAATTTAAacctttaatttaaaatgcattaaCCCAGGAGTTTAATtaaaagaaacacaaataaaCCAAGCCCATCCCTCTCTGGATTTCCTGGTGCGTTCTGTTCCGTCAGCCGCCCATCCTGCAACAGATCTGCTAGTAATGGGTTGCGCCAGCAGGTGTTTAAACCCAGAATCTCTCCAACTAAAAGGATGAGCCAGTCCTGCTTTTTAGCTCCTGTTGCATTCAAAGACATAAGggccttgatcctgctcccaattaagtcaatagaaaaactcccattaacttccccAGGGCAATATCAACCTCTGACGACAAAAAGAGGCTCAACTTAGTGGGCCGCCAACAGAGTTTGGTTGTGAAAcccctgcccttcctgcagcatGGGTGAGTAGACTGGGAGATGTGGGTTTTGCTTGGAGGACTCTGAAGCAGGTCACtttggactagattcacaaagctTAGGGCTGAGAATTCCACTTGCTGGCAGGGCACCATGGGCGGGGGGGAGTGGTTTAGACGTTGGAACGCTTAAGTACCTTCATGAATCTGGGCCTCTGtgatctactgctgaaaagtgTTATATAAGGAGCTAGATTTTATTAGATGAGAGAGGGGCTCCAGTAGGGAAAAGGTTGACAACCCATGCCTTAGCAGGTCAGCATTTTTCACCCAAAATGCTGCCTCCCCaattaaaaatggctttttgatcaaaatgaaaatgtcattggATTGAAAATTTTCAGCTGTTGAAAACCAGAAGTTTTCTTTTTGGGGCCCATCCCCTCTTTTCAGTGGAaacagggaagaggaggaaggggaattTCTTCTAAATTTTCCTATCATGAAAAGACAGAAGTTCTGCAGGGTCATTTTGTTCATATTTTCAGAAGGAAAGACAGACGCAGctttatcttttaaccagctctacGGCTGATTGAaacatctttcagagtagcagccgtgttagtctgtattcgcaaaaagaaaaggcggccttgtggcaccttagagactaaccaatttatttgagcatcagctttcgtgagcttcaccACGGATGCATCACCACTAGAGAGCATCAAATCCACATTCTCCTAGCTCAGGTTATGCTACTACTGACCCCGCCCTCCACCCAGGCGAAGTCTCTTTGGGTCCCATGCTGGCCTTTCCGATTTGCAAGCCCTGCCACCAGGGAAGATTGGATTGCGTGTATTGCACAGGGGCCAATAGGGTCAGTGGTTAAACAAACAATGGCAACACTTCAAACGTATTACACTGGATCTTCAACGTGCTGCTCAAACCTTTGTGATTTATCCCTGGCCTCGGAGTGGGTTAGCATCAGTGAGGAAACAACTCCCTTTATAACAGGTGAGACCCACACTGGAACAACCCCACCTGAAGCTAATGGGGACGGTCGCTGCTGGGTTTGGTCCCTTACCTACTTCACTGTGGGTTAATTAACTAATGTTggcaaggtgctttgagatccttacaTGAGTAGATGCTACTCAATATCTACCTCCTATAGAAGCCCTGCAGATGAAAAGCAAAgactcattatccccattttgcctgtagggaaactgaggcagggggtgggaagtgactggcctcaggtcacccagcagggcagaGGCAAtgctagaaatagaacccaggtctcctgcatcccCATCCAGTGCGCTAGCCCCTGGGCCACATGACTGAAAGCATCCACTGCTTCCTAGCCTGCAAGCTTCCCTATGTACGATCACTAGCTGGGCCCCGAAGGCAAGCGCACAGTTGCACATGGATACATTTTTTTAGTTAGACGAGCCTGTTTCAATCACTCACCCCATCAGTTTCCATTTAATAAATCGCGTGTTGCAGTTTAGTCCTTCCAGCGTCTGGATTTCTTTGTGTGTCAGCTGAAAGTCATACACCTACACAGAAGAAACAGCCTTTGAACCCAAGCCAAGGGCTTTCTGGGTTCGGAGGTCTGCAGGGAGACGCAAGGCCCCAGCAGAGCATGGAAGTCGCGGGTGGATATTCTGTAAGGCTGGGAAATGCAGCCCCTTGGAGGCTGGATACAGGGAATGGCAGGGTGTGGGCGTAGGATTTCCCCGACACGCACACAGGAGGTTACTGCGTGGCAAGTTGCTGTGCTGAAATTcaccccctgccttgccccaCAGCAGACAGGCCCAGACACTtcgtgtgtctctctctctccgaGGTGAAGAGCAGATCTACTGGGTGCCTGGCCCGGCCCATTTGttcagcacagctctgccaaacagGCATGGCCACCCCCTCAACTCCTCAGTGAAAGGACAAAAATCCCGCCCCCAGATGTACGGGCCACAATCTATTCCCACAGCTGCTTCCCTGGCCCGGACGTGTTTTCATCCGGATCGTCACAGCTGGAGCCGGGACAAGAATGGCTGTAGATGGCTTAAGAATAACTCTGTTAACGGGCTCCCCGGGTACTGCACGACCCCACCTCTCGCAAGGGGGGCCGTGCATGCCAATCAAGGCTGTTTAATAGCCAGACCTTGCTCTGTATTGTGTGTTCTACAAGGAGCAAATCCAGCTAGGTCTCCAAGCTACAAGCGTATCGCCGAACGGAGCGGCTAACCCTCAAGCTAGCAATACTTAAGGGTCCCTTGAACTAGCCGTTCAAATCCTGCTGGGTACAGCTCAGCTTTGGTACAAGTCCCCAGCCGTTGCTTGTGTGCAGCTTTTCACCCCGCTCTCGTGACATTAACACCTCAGCCATTCGCCAGGAGCGGAAGAGGGCTCCTGGCTCACTAGCCATCCCTGTTACCTCTGCGTTCTCCACGATGTGGGACGGGGTGATGCTTTTCGGGATGGTGGCGATGCCCCTCTGAAGGTGGAAGCGGATGAGAACCTGCAGAGAGGGCAGGAGGAGTTGGTGAGCCAAGGTACGTGGCTGGCGTGGTGGCCAGGAGGCACACAGCCAGCaggaaaagacacacacacacacacacacacattttttccacACTGCACCCACAAACCCCCACCCCCGTGTAGGTTAGATAGGATGTCGTGCGGCTATAGACAAACACCGCTAGGGCCAGTGCTGTCCCCCCTCACCTGAGCGCTGGTTTTTCCGTGCTTCTGAGCGATCTCATTCACCGTTGGATTCTCCAGGAGGGGCACCGGACTGTTCTTCCCCGTAGGGCTAAGGGAAGAGATTTGGAGAGTCCTGAACAACGGGCAGCCCTTTGCCAACAGAAGGCTGGTGGGTTCGAGAAATGGGGAAGGGAAAGCACTGAGGGTTTCAGTCactccccctgagccagccacagGGTCGACGAATGCCCATTGGTGCTGCTGTGCAAACAACGGCTGCTAACAACAGCCAGCATCCCTCCCTGGCCCAGCTCACTTTGCCTTTCCCCTGCTTTGTCAACACGCGGCAGCCAGAACTCATCACGCAGAGGGACCCCTGTTACATTGACCTGACTCTTGATTAACTATTTATCCAAGAAAACAACagagagtctggtggcacctaaaagactaacagatttatttgggcataagctttcgttggtaaaaaaccccacttcttcagacttcttcactaacacggctaccccctgatatttaTCCAAGATAAATGAATCCAGTAAATGCTATTGGATTCTTCTCCCCCTCACACGAGTGTAAGTCCCAAGCCAGTGAAATCAAACCGGAGAGAGAGCAGAATCCAGCTCAGTTAGCGTATCGAAGATCTCAGCCACACCTTGGACGGGTGGGCCGGGTTACCGGCCACGAAGCTCGAGAAGAGAAGGACCCAGCTTGTGTCTCAGAGCCagcccaggctgagtttgcagctgTGGCCGCTGGAAGAAACACCTCTCAGGCACTCCAGCTCACACTCACTCCATCTGCCAGTCACCACTGAGCCCCGTGATGCTGGTTcaggcagaactgctgctttgTGCTGTAGCTGTGGGTCTCTACTGTCCCCAGAAGGGTGATTTCCGAGTCATCGGCATGGACTCTGGGGCAGCAAGAACACCCCACCTTCTACCTCCCCCTCTTCTCTGATTAGCTCACTGGTCATTCTCCCTTTACAGGTCACTTTTGGACTGACCAGGGCATAGCAGGGCAGCCGAAGGGACTGTATGCGATGAGGACGATCCCCTTGGACCTGCAGTACTCCACCAGCTCGGGCTGGGTCAGGTAGGGATGCAGCTCCACCTGGTAGAGAAACAGTTATTGTCTCTCACGCCCACGTCCCATTGCCTCAAGGTGCTCATGAGCGGGCTCTGAAGGGCCGGGAAGTCCTTCCCGAGAGGGGGCAGCTTTCATCGGAAAACCCAAAGCTGGGGCCTGGTTTGCTGAATATCATGAGCCCCCGTAGCCCCAGGGTCAGGTGAGCTTCCCTCCTGCCCCGGGAAGGTCTCCttctctgcccagccccacaTGCTTCTCCCAGCATGCTGGACCGAGCATCAGATTCGGCCTCCTTCCTCCACACCCTGGCCTAAGAGAGAGGAAGCAAGGCTCCGGCTGCAGCTTTCTGGCAGATCAGGACCAATCAATTCCCCTTCTGCCTGCACAGCATTCCCCGGGGCCTCCTTCTGCAGCGTTAGCTATTGGCCAGTGACCGTGGCTGGCTTGGAGAACGGACACAGGACCGGCCGCAGGGAGGTTGATTGATTAGGCCCGTGGTCCTCAGCCTTCTCCaggccacaccccacccccatgttAGAGAGGCAGCTTGACCTACTTAGGGGCAATTCGGAGCCATGAggcttgggttctgttcccagttgtGCCATTAACCTTGAGCAAGTAATTTCCCCCTCTCCAGGATTGTTTCCCCTTCGCCCGTCTTGTCTCTCTGGACCCCTGGCTTTtcagtgcagggactgtctcatacTGAGCACAGTGGGGTCCCAAGCATGGTTGGGCTCTGTGCTTCTGGGAGTCCTTTTGGGGCCAAGCCCTCAAAGAGCGAGCACAACCTCTCTGGCTCCGCTCAAGCTGCGAACCCAGGCATTCGAATGATGCATTAAGCCCCCAAAGCCTGCTTAGCACAGTACGGAGGATGCCACAGCTGCAGGTTCCCAATTCTTGCTTGGGACCTTAAGCAGTGCAATGCAAAGCGAGCAGGAGCACTGCCTGGAGCGGAGACACGATTGCTACAGGCAGAGCAGGTGAGAGACACAAAAACTtcggagctgcacagagctgaaggagactcacccacctggtctcgcTCATATCCTAGGAGCGGCCTACACCACCACAGGAAACGACATCGTTACCGGTGTAACTCACACGCCTTTACCTGGTTGGCGgcaggcttgatcctgcacacGGACAGCAGCCTCTCCAGCTGGGAGATGTTGAAGTTGGAAACCCCCACCGATTTCACCAGGCCTTCATCCACCAGCTTCTCCATCGCCTGCCAGGAAAACAAAGAGGTGctggatgattttgttggggagtggtcctgctctgagcagggggttggactaggtgacctcctgaggtctcttccaaccctaatcttctaggattctatgcaGCAGGTCATGGGCTGGGCCTACACAGCTGGGGAAACGCAGGGGGCTGCTGGAATAACGGGCAAGTGACAATGCACTGGCTGGCTTTGCCGGGGTGCTGGAATGCTTGCAGCTGCCACCGGCTTCACccggagctgtgggtgctcagcacctgtgtcAAACTAACCCAAAGCCCTCCACCTCCTTAGGGACGTCGGCCCAGATCCTCGAAGGGAGTGAGGCACCggtgcctgaatacctttgaggaggTGAGCCCCGGTGCATGGACCAAGCCCAGCGATTGGTGCTCTCACGTGCCACAGAAGATCCTGCCCCAGTGCTTATGCTGGCAGAAGAGGGTCCCGATTGTCCTGCCCACCATTCGGTCCTCCACGCCCACCCAGGGCAGGCGTGCAGCTCCTGCAACGATTGTGATCAATCGGATTCAAGTGGCAAAGGGCTGATCTCCATCTCTCCACGTGCTTAGGCTGGACCTTCAGGCAGTGCCGAGAACGGAGCGCCTTAAAAACACAGCCTCTGCCTTGGGCACCCACACAGGACAGATTTGCCAGGCGAGCTGCAGTGACGGGCCCGAATTCGGCCTTCTGCACATGCCCAGAACGACGGAGGTGGAAGGCCTCTCGGGAAGCGGGCTGCCCGGCAGAAAAGCCACTCGTTCAACGTCCCAGAGGGGCGTTCCCATTTCCGGAGGGAAAGGGCAGCTGGGTTGGAAAGCCAGTGGCTCTGACACCCGGGAGCCGACCGGAAGCGTAGCTCTCTCCCCCTTTTGGAAtgggtttaaaaatatttccgTCGGCACGCAAACGCAGCCTGTCTCCTCCCGCGAAGCATTAGCTCCTTCTTGGGGCCTTTGTGCATTTTAAATGAGGCCATTCCATTGTCTCCAGCCAGACTAAAAACCTGCCCCGGCTCGCAGCTCTTAACCTTGCTGGTAATTACCAATTGCTACGGTGGCAGGCGCATTCAGCCTGCCTCTCTGTCTCTTGCAGCCAGACAGCAGAGGCTGCTGATGGGAAATATACGTGAGGAACACGAGTCAGCCATGGAGATCGTTACGACTGGAGGGGGATGGGCAGCCTATGCTGCTCTTTCCCTGCTGCTCGCTGAGCACTATGGGCGAGCCCATCGAagccaatgagagtctttccactggctggaaagggctttggatcaggccctgtgtgctTATGGTATCCATCAATGGTGCACATCACCGAGGCATGCAGGAGGTGGGAATCCGGGCTTCCCCTGATAAGGGATCCCTTCAAGGGGATCCCTTCCATCCTAAATACCTCCATGTAGCTCAGCTGCCCTATCCCATCGCTACTGCGCCTTTAGCTCACATAGTAGCAGCTTGGGCTGAGGTGCAAAAGGTCCCAGGTTCTGTTCctgctcgtgaccccccatgaaCATCATTACACTTGGCCTGATGTGTGGCCTCTTACCCTCCAGGTGTCCACGTAGTCCACATCCGACTGCAGAAGCAACCCGTCCTTTTGAGGCATGAGCTCCTCGTTGATATTCTGCAGGGGAACAGACCAAGAGCCACTTTCTAGGGTGAAGCATCCCATGGGCATCTCTGGAACTGCTGAGAGTCCTGCCCCGAGTTGACCTGACTTGCCAAGAATTAACGAGTGGCCAGGCATCAAACACCCGCGCTGGCCCGTTCATCCCCGGGGAATGCCCACCACTTCTGTCAGAGTTATTGCAACAGGAGGAAGTGTGAAAGAAAGCCAGGGGCACCAGATTTTTTGAGCTGGATGATGCAGTGTCAGTGAGGTCTGCAGGGGGCTTTTCTAGAGAGCGAATATCCCGGCCTGATTGCTTGACCCCTCTCCCACTATTCCAGTCACGGGGAGGCAGTCCAGGCTCATGAGCTCAAAGGAGAATGAGGCTGGGTCTCAACGTGGATAGGAGACTCCCCTGCTGTGGTGTTGCCGAGCCGGCACACGTCCAAGTAAGTGTAATTGCCCCAAGAGAGTTTAACCCTGGTGTTCTCACAGGTCCCCTTCCTCTTACCAAAATCGCCCAGAGAGCCTCATTGATCAGGATGACTCTCTGGCCTACCCAGGAGGCCCATCTACAGTAACACAATGCCCAGCACCCGATTGCCCTCAACTTCCCCTACAGCTCCAACTGGATCCTCTCATTTTCTTCATTTCCCAGCCTAACCTATTTTGCTGTTAAACAGTTGCTGtgtgccaccccaggggtggcagCGTTCCAGGTGCCAGGGAAGTGATCCTTTATTGTCTCCAAATGGCACCTTGGACCTACATGAGTCAAGTTCTCTATCGGCTTATGCCACCCATCCATGGAAGTCAGACAACGTGGCCTGGTTATGCCACGTTTCTAAAGCCCTTGTTGCACCTTCCATCCAAGTAGCTACAGAACCTTTACCTTGGCCTTGAGCACCTCCTGCCCCTGGGGAGCAGGACAGTGCTATTATTTCCATGCAGCACAGggagaactgaggcccagggtctatcaagtgatttgcccaaggtcgtGTTTTAAGTCTATGAGTCTCAGATTCACATTTTAGCCACGAGAACCCGCTTTCTAGAAGCGCAAAAGGAAACCAGACAACACCCTCAGGGGCTGTCGACCTGCCACGGAGGGACAACCCAGCCTGCCTTGTTTTGCCTCCTGATAATTACGAACGGAAACCCAGTTCTGTCCTGCACTGACTCATCACCGTGTAAACTGCTGTGTGGCTGAGGGGAAGAAAGGGAACTAAATGCCATCAGCTCAGAGAGAAGCCACCTTACCAGAAAGCCCATTGGAGAGTGCATGAGATAGAGATCCAGGTAATCCAGCTTCAGCATCGTCAGGCTTTTCAGGAAAGCCGGCTTCACATCCTGCGGGgcgtggaagctgttccatagctgCCCAGAGAGGATAGTTGCATTATTCATTGCATTCCAGgagcacctaaccaaaatgaggGCCCCCTGTGCTGGGCACTATCCGAGagagacagtcccagccctgccGAGCTCACAGTCTACATAGaagagacagacacagggtgggaggagaagtaAATTACTCCAGGTCACACAGCGAGAGACAGAGCCCAGGTTTCTAGACTCCCAATCCACTGTCTGTTCTACTGGACCAGGctgcctctgtaaaatgggggcatGGTCAGAGAAAGAGTAGAACAGGAGTATAATGAGCtgtatagatgggaaactgaggcacagagagactctgTGACTCGGTCATAGCGGGAGggtgtgacagagccaggaactgaagccagatctcctgaatcccagtccagtggctTCACCCcagcaccatccttcctctcaaagaTCAAAAACGGACATCCCTTTCCCCCAGTATTTTACTCTATACAAATGAAGTGTGTCCACCAGGCCTTAGAGCAATAGGTCAAATGTTGCTCTTCATTCCATGTCCCCGCTCCTATTGGTCCGCTCTTCTCAGCAAATAACCAGGAggaggagccagcaccatgtgaccaatcAGCTCTGAGGTACACCCAGCTTGGAAATCTCTTCTATTTAGCATTTCATTGCTGCTGATTGTTGTAGGCACCTAC
The Caretta caretta isolate rCarCar2 chromosome 26, rCarCar1.hap1, whole genome shotgun sequence DNA segment above includes these coding regions:
- the LOC125626495 gene encoding aldo-keto reductase 1B, which encodes MLGEGRLKRDELYVVSKLWNSFHAPQDVKPAFLKSLTMLKLDYLDLYLMHSPMGFLNINEELMPQKDGLLLQSDVDYVDTWRAMEKLVDEGLVKSVGVSNFNISQLERLLSVCRIKPAANQVELHPYLTQPELVEYCRSKGIVLIAYSPFGCPAMPCPTGKNSPVPLLENPTVNEIAQKHGKTSAQVLIRFHLQRGIATIPKSITPSHIVENAEVYDFQLTHKEIQTLEGLNCNTRFIKWKLMGMDTHKHFPFGDK